One segment of Megachile rotundata isolate GNS110a chromosome 6, iyMegRotu1, whole genome shotgun sequence DNA contains the following:
- the LOC100879568 gene encoding acetyl-coenzyme A transporter 1 isoform X2 yields the protein MKKDGNVEDGMYPTNHIQEHSDLRGDEKNLAILLFLYLLQGIPLGLCSSIPMLLQNRDVSYRQQAEFSFVQWPFSLKLFWAPIVDSVFSQKFGRRKTWLIPTQYLMGFFMLLLSGHIDHWLGNNTIKPNIGMLTIIFFSLNVLAATQDIVVDGWALTMLKRCNVGYASTCNSVGQTAGYFIGYVLFMALESAEFCNSYLRYTPSSEGIVTLPGFLYFWGWVFVMTTTLLALFKHEEVEKGHEEELNTSIKHAYKLLWNIFKLPAIKTIIVFLLTAKIGFSACDAVTGLKLVEAGIPKEKFALMAVPMIPLQILLPLAISKYTVGSRPMDVYIMAMPYRLAFGLVAAFLVWVTPYVVNDGQVPAYYFILLIVLYLIHQVFTSSMFVASMAFFAKISDPAVGGTYMTLLNTLCNLGGNWPGTAALWFVDSLTFRQCSTDSSNDCSTISEREVCKNVILRFKFATANICVRFKLEDFLILQLCANTHNGICNMQLDGYYIESVLCLIVGFFWLRWGRRKIDSLQARPMSAWKIMLSKHSR from the exons atgaaaaaagacGGGAATGTGGAAGATGGAATGTACCCGACGAATCATATTCAGGAGCACTCGGATTTACGAGGTGACGAAAAAAATTTGgccattcttttatttttatatttattgcaaGGAATACCGTTGGGTCTATGTAGTTCTATTCCTATGTTACTACAAAACAGAGACGTTTCGTATCGTCAGCAG gcCGAATTCAGTTTTGTTCAATGGCCTTTTTCATTGAAACTGTTTTGGGCACCTATAGTAGATTCTGTATTTTCCCAAAAATTTGGAAGGAGGAAAACATGGTTAATTCCTACTCAGTATTTAATGGGCTTTTTCATGTTACTTTTATCTGGTCACATAGATCATTGGCTAGGTAATAATACCATAAAGCCCAATATAGGAATGTTAACGATAATATTCTTTTCTCTAAATGTTCTTGCTGCTACTCAAGACATAGTAGTAGATGGTTGGGCACTTACAATGCTAAAAAG ATGTAATGTGGGATACGCATCCACCTGTAACAGTGTGGGACAAACTGCTGGTTATTTCATTGGCTATGTCCTTTTTATGGCATTAGAGTCAGCAGAATTTTGTAATAGTTATTTGAGGTACACTCCTTCTAGCGAGGGTATAGTGACTCTACCTG GATTTTTGTACTTCTGGGGTTGGGTATTTGTAATGACAACCACTTTACTTGCATTGTTCAAACATGAAGAAGTAGAGAAAGGTCATGAAGAAGAATTGAATACATCTATTAAACACGCATATAAATTACtttggaatatttttaaattaccagcTATAAAAAccattattgtatttttgttaaCTGCTAAG ATAGGGTTTTCTGCTTGTGATGCTGTAACTGGTTTGAAACTAGTAGAAGCTGGTATACCAAAAGAAAAGTTTGCTCTTATGGCTGTCCCCATGATACCACTACAGATACTATTACCATTAGCAATTTCGAAATATACAGTTGGATCCAGACCAATGGATGTATATATAATGGCAATGCCATACAG ATTAGCTTTTGGGCTAGTAGCAGCATTTTTGGTATGGGTGACACCATATGTTGTGAATGATGGACAAGTTCCAGcttactattttatattattaatagtgCTGTATTTAATACATCAG GTTTTCACGAGTAGTATGTTCGTGGCATCTATGGCGTTTTTCGCGAAAATTAGCGATCCTGCTGTAGGTGGAACGTACATGACATTATTAAACACCTTATGTAATCTCGGAGGGAACTGGCCAGGAACGGCAGCTCTTTGGTTTGTCGATTCGTTAACATTCCGACAATGCAGTACCGATTCCTCCAACGATTGTAGCACAATTTCAGAAAGAGAGGTTTGTAAGAATGTTATCTTACGTTTTAAATTTGCTACTGCAAATATTTGTGTACGATTCAAACttgaggattttttaattttacagctTTGCGCGAACACGCACAATGGTATTTGCAATATGCAACTCGATGGTTATTACATCGAGAGTGTCCTATGTTTGATCGTAGGATTCTTCTGGCTTAGGTGGGGTCGACGAAAAATCGACTCTTTACAGGCGAGACCCATGTCCGCTTGGAAAATTATGCTTTCGAAACACAGCAGATAG
- the LOC100879568 gene encoding acetyl-coenzyme A transporter 1 isoform X3 gives MGLKRKMKKDGNVEDGMYPTNHIQEHSDLRGDEKNLAILLFLYLLQGIPLGLCSSIPMLLQNRDVSYRQQAEFSFVQWPFSLKLFWAPIVDSVFSQKFGRRKTWLIPTQYLMGFFMLLLSGHIDHWLGNNTIKPNIGMLTIIFFSLNVLAATQDIVVDGWALTMLKRCNVGYASTCNSVGQTAGYFIGYVLFMALESAEFCNSYLRYTPSSEGIVTLPGFLYFWGWVFVMTTTLLALFKHEEVEKGHEEELNTSIKHAYKLLWNIFKLPAIKTIIVFLLTAKIGFSACDAVTGLKLVEAGIPKEKFALMAVPMIPLQILLPLAISKYTVGSRPMDVYIMAMPYRLAFGLVAAFLVWVTPYVVNDGQVPAYYFILLIVLYLIHQVFTSSMFVASMAFFAKISDPAVGGTYMTLLNTLCNLGGNWPGTAALWFVDSLTFRQCSTDSSNDCSTISERELCANTHNGICNMQLDGYYIESVLCLIVGFFWLRWGRRKIDSLQARPMSAWKIMLSKHSR, from the exons ATGGGTTtgaaaaggaaaatgaaaaaagacGGGAATGTGGAAGATGGAATGTACCCGACGAATCATATTCAGGAGCACTCGGATTTACGAGGTGACGAAAAAAATTTGgccattcttttatttttatatttattgcaaGGAATACCGTTGGGTCTATGTAGTTCTATTCCTATGTTACTACAAAACAGAGACGTTTCGTATCGTCAGCAG gcCGAATTCAGTTTTGTTCAATGGCCTTTTTCATTGAAACTGTTTTGGGCACCTATAGTAGATTCTGTATTTTCCCAAAAATTTGGAAGGAGGAAAACATGGTTAATTCCTACTCAGTATTTAATGGGCTTTTTCATGTTACTTTTATCTGGTCACATAGATCATTGGCTAGGTAATAATACCATAAAGCCCAATATAGGAATGTTAACGATAATATTCTTTTCTCTAAATGTTCTTGCTGCTACTCAAGACATAGTAGTAGATGGTTGGGCACTTACAATGCTAAAAAG ATGTAATGTGGGATACGCATCCACCTGTAACAGTGTGGGACAAACTGCTGGTTATTTCATTGGCTATGTCCTTTTTATGGCATTAGAGTCAGCAGAATTTTGTAATAGTTATTTGAGGTACACTCCTTCTAGCGAGGGTATAGTGACTCTACCTG GATTTTTGTACTTCTGGGGTTGGGTATTTGTAATGACAACCACTTTACTTGCATTGTTCAAACATGAAGAAGTAGAGAAAGGTCATGAAGAAGAATTGAATACATCTATTAAACACGCATATAAATTACtttggaatatttttaaattaccagcTATAAAAAccattattgtatttttgttaaCTGCTAAG ATAGGGTTTTCTGCTTGTGATGCTGTAACTGGTTTGAAACTAGTAGAAGCTGGTATACCAAAAGAAAAGTTTGCTCTTATGGCTGTCCCCATGATACCACTACAGATACTATTACCATTAGCAATTTCGAAATATACAGTTGGATCCAGACCAATGGATGTATATATAATGGCAATGCCATACAG ATTAGCTTTTGGGCTAGTAGCAGCATTTTTGGTATGGGTGACACCATATGTTGTGAATGATGGACAAGTTCCAGcttactattttatattattaatagtgCTGTATTTAATACATCAG GTTTTCACGAGTAGTATGTTCGTGGCATCTATGGCGTTTTTCGCGAAAATTAGCGATCCTGCTGTAGGTGGAACGTACATGACATTATTAAACACCTTATGTAATCTCGGAGGGAACTGGCCAGGAACGGCAGCTCTTTGGTTTGTCGATTCGTTAACATTCCGACAATGCAGTACCGATTCCTCCAACGATTGTAGCACAATTTCAGAAAGAGAG ctTTGCGCGAACACGCACAATGGTATTTGCAATATGCAACTCGATGGTTATTACATCGAGAGTGTCCTATGTTTGATCGTAGGATTCTTCTGGCTTAGGTGGGGTCGACGAAAAATCGACTCTTTACAGGCGAGACCCATGTCCGCTTGGAAAATTATGCTTTCGAAACACAGCAGATAG
- the LOC100882779 gene encoding transmembrane protein 45B, with protein MDSCLPYILTGCIFYGFGLKWCYEYAKYWVSLRSRDDSNTTKGLKLIEKCEKLINRHPIDGSLKLIATAIGLASTITGGMQQTETVSPKVVLATIYLFFAFSGLVDALNFYFPHNVSEGLVKLALAQSFFIEGFLLLWGNMGNSVTVNLILALIVWTTSLAIILELVWPELKLLRACTTLLHGSWIAHMVRIYQIIPMQTEIVALVFSWHVAAASAVTLCVVAVTRSCAPRIILEDPPEIPIYDYCQEPDQRM; from the coding sequence ATGGACAGCTGTTTGCCATACATTCTTACTGGATGTATATTTTATGGCTTTGGTTTAAAGTGGTGCTATGAATATGCCAAATATTGGGTGTCTCTGAGGTCTAGAGATGATTCGAATACAACCAAGGGATTAAAACTTATAGAAAAATGTGAAAAGTTAATAAATAGGCACCCTATCGATGGGAGCTTGAAACTGATAGCAACTGCTATAGGTCTAGCTAGTACGATAACTGGTGGGATGCAGCAAACTGAGACTGTGTCTCCCAAAGTTGTACTTGCAACAATTTATCTCTTTTTTGCATTCTCTGGTCTTGTTGATGCTTTAAACTTCTACTTTCCTCACAATGTGAGTGAAGGTTTAGTTAAACTGGCACTTGCACAAAGCTTCTTTATAGAAGGATTTCTTTTATTATGGGGTAACATGGGAAACAGTGTGACAGTCAATTTAATATTAGCACTTATAGTATGGACAACATCTCTGGCTATTATTTTGGAACTTGTGTGGCCAGAATTAAAGCTCTTGAGAGCTTGTACAACATTGCTTCATGGTAGTTGGATAGCACACATGGTACGGATATATCAGATAATACCAATGCAAACAGAAATTGTTGCACTTGTATTTTCTTGGCATGTGGCTGCTGCTTCAGCTGTGACATTATGCGTAGTAGCAGTGACAAGAAGCTGTGCTCCTAGAATTATATTGGAAGATCCACCAGAGATACCCATCTATGACTATTGTCAAGAGCCAGATCAGAGAATGTAA
- the LOC100879568 gene encoding acetyl-coenzyme A transporter 1 isoform X1, with amino-acid sequence MGLKRKMKKDGNVEDGMYPTNHIQEHSDLRGDEKNLAILLFLYLLQGIPLGLCSSIPMLLQNRDVSYRQQAEFSFVQWPFSLKLFWAPIVDSVFSQKFGRRKTWLIPTQYLMGFFMLLLSGHIDHWLGNNTIKPNIGMLTIIFFSLNVLAATQDIVVDGWALTMLKRCNVGYASTCNSVGQTAGYFIGYVLFMALESAEFCNSYLRYTPSSEGIVTLPGFLYFWGWVFVMTTTLLALFKHEEVEKGHEEELNTSIKHAYKLLWNIFKLPAIKTIIVFLLTAKIGFSACDAVTGLKLVEAGIPKEKFALMAVPMIPLQILLPLAISKYTVGSRPMDVYIMAMPYRLAFGLVAAFLVWVTPYVVNDGQVPAYYFILLIVLYLIHQVFTSSMFVASMAFFAKISDPAVGGTYMTLLNTLCNLGGNWPGTAALWFVDSLTFRQCSTDSSNDCSTISEREVCKNVILRFKFATANICVRFKLEDFLILQLCANTHNGICNMQLDGYYIESVLCLIVGFFWLRWGRRKIDSLQARPMSAWKIMLSKHSR; translated from the exons ATGGGTTtgaaaaggaaaatgaaaaaagacGGGAATGTGGAAGATGGAATGTACCCGACGAATCATATTCAGGAGCACTCGGATTTACGAGGTGACGAAAAAAATTTGgccattcttttatttttatatttattgcaaGGAATACCGTTGGGTCTATGTAGTTCTATTCCTATGTTACTACAAAACAGAGACGTTTCGTATCGTCAGCAG gcCGAATTCAGTTTTGTTCAATGGCCTTTTTCATTGAAACTGTTTTGGGCACCTATAGTAGATTCTGTATTTTCCCAAAAATTTGGAAGGAGGAAAACATGGTTAATTCCTACTCAGTATTTAATGGGCTTTTTCATGTTACTTTTATCTGGTCACATAGATCATTGGCTAGGTAATAATACCATAAAGCCCAATATAGGAATGTTAACGATAATATTCTTTTCTCTAAATGTTCTTGCTGCTACTCAAGACATAGTAGTAGATGGTTGGGCACTTACAATGCTAAAAAG ATGTAATGTGGGATACGCATCCACCTGTAACAGTGTGGGACAAACTGCTGGTTATTTCATTGGCTATGTCCTTTTTATGGCATTAGAGTCAGCAGAATTTTGTAATAGTTATTTGAGGTACACTCCTTCTAGCGAGGGTATAGTGACTCTACCTG GATTTTTGTACTTCTGGGGTTGGGTATTTGTAATGACAACCACTTTACTTGCATTGTTCAAACATGAAGAAGTAGAGAAAGGTCATGAAGAAGAATTGAATACATCTATTAAACACGCATATAAATTACtttggaatatttttaaattaccagcTATAAAAAccattattgtatttttgttaaCTGCTAAG ATAGGGTTTTCTGCTTGTGATGCTGTAACTGGTTTGAAACTAGTAGAAGCTGGTATACCAAAAGAAAAGTTTGCTCTTATGGCTGTCCCCATGATACCACTACAGATACTATTACCATTAGCAATTTCGAAATATACAGTTGGATCCAGACCAATGGATGTATATATAATGGCAATGCCATACAG ATTAGCTTTTGGGCTAGTAGCAGCATTTTTGGTATGGGTGACACCATATGTTGTGAATGATGGACAAGTTCCAGcttactattttatattattaatagtgCTGTATTTAATACATCAG GTTTTCACGAGTAGTATGTTCGTGGCATCTATGGCGTTTTTCGCGAAAATTAGCGATCCTGCTGTAGGTGGAACGTACATGACATTATTAAACACCTTATGTAATCTCGGAGGGAACTGGCCAGGAACGGCAGCTCTTTGGTTTGTCGATTCGTTAACATTCCGACAATGCAGTACCGATTCCTCCAACGATTGTAGCACAATTTCAGAAAGAGAGGTTTGTAAGAATGTTATCTTACGTTTTAAATTTGCTACTGCAAATATTTGTGTACGATTCAAACttgaggattttttaattttacagctTTGCGCGAACACGCACAATGGTATTTGCAATATGCAACTCGATGGTTATTACATCGAGAGTGTCCTATGTTTGATCGTAGGATTCTTCTGGCTTAGGTGGGGTCGACGAAAAATCGACTCTTTACAGGCGAGACCCATGTCCGCTTGGAAAATTATGCTTTCGAAACACAGCAGATAG